Proteins encoded in a region of the Benincasa hispida cultivar B227 chromosome 2, ASM972705v1, whole genome shotgun sequence genome:
- the LOC120071184 gene encoding MAG2-interacting protein 2 isoform X1, whose product MEESQLKVLYETRRHASRPFRSNYPPHQANEGAKGSFLSLFRIGGRLKDKWIGYNQPHRVGRSVSLFISPSGEHVAVAAGNQITILRKEDDYLDPFGIFLETNVASFTVGAWSESCNVLGVIDDTDTIYFIKSNGEEISRVTGRRLKVSLPILGLIAKEDSDIQRSYLCTFFIVASDGSIRQMEISKEPTLSFPPAHSNSGLTTKSQFPNRVFCFDYYPELSLFLIVGNFSTSIPSRRNSGSCYLSLWRSGIFELELLYSIQFDGLYSIPKGYEGQTSHSKLQVSPKAQFIATLDVTGQLYIFNLHREHFTISSFSFPEKYKSQATDKTLNGTNRMLNDILDFTWWSDHILTIAKTSGLVAMIDILSGIEVQEDSPIYSRPIIERVQQLEGQNFLLECLENKGMSDPAKYKEHGDLHDMDQRMEESINNFDISRLEWSLLSFTQRSVLEMYNILIRNQKYQDALIFADSYGLDKDEILKSQWLHSDQGINEMNAYLSKIKDQVFILSECIEKVGPAEDIVKAMLDYGLKLTNHYQFLEVEDLESNEMWSFRLARLRLLQFKDRLETYLGINMGRFSVQEYSSFRMKPIKEAAINLAKNGKIGALNLLFKRHAYSMSPFLLEILSAIPETVPVQTYLQLLPGRSPPTSIAVREEDWVECQNMLNFIMKLPENHELSSQIRTEPIVKKYLGLIWPSISELAMWFMKRARDIDTLSGQLDNCLCLLDCANRKGIHELQEFYEDVSYLHQLIYSEGSDENICTNLVSWEQLSSYDKFKLMLKGTNEESVIRRLVEKAVPFMRKRSADMASVPKGQQEESNFLGNHDMTESFLVKWMKEIASENKLEICQLVFEEGCRDFETSEFFRNEVEAIDCALQCIYLSTVTDRWSTMASILSKLPQMQDTKSYDDLKRRLKLAEGHVEAGRLLSFYQVPKPMHFFVEANDDGKGVKQIMRLILSKFIRRQSSRSDNDWANMWRDMLCLREKAFPFLDLEYMLIEFCRGLLKAGKFLLARNYLKGTSSVSLAAEKAENLVIQAAREYFFSASSLNGPEVWKAKECLNIFPSSRNVKAEVDIIDALTELLPSLGVTLLPVQFRQIKDPMEIIKMAISSQTGAYIHVDELIQVGKLLGLSSTTEISAVEEAIAREAAVAGDLQLAFDLCLSLTKKGHGSVWDLCAAIARGPSLENMDINSRKHLLGFALSHCDEESISELLHAWKELDMQGQCSKLMMMAGSDCSNPPVQNYLLSLQGNNIQNIGEFKDCFELVDDQESFLDSTLNRLLFVAKELPIENRTKLDTFLRENGKILSFAYLQLPWLLELSKSAEIKKLGAGTEYSSMKTQAIVTILSWLARNGFVPKDSLITSLAKSVIECPTKEADLTCCILLLNLVDAFNGVEVFEEQLRTREDYQKASSIMTVGMTYCLLHDSGVECDSPTQRRQLLLEKFKEKNTFNSDQSRKSNEVESTFWREWKLKLEEQKRVADHSRTLENIIPGVETSRFLSGDRYYIESVVLSLIESVNLEKKHILKDILNLANTYGMNRTEVLLKYLSSILVSEVWNNEDIMVEISEFREELIGCAAETIETISTVVYPSIAGTDKLRLHCIYGLLADCYLKLEKGEWLPQKAHHDEASSLGLAHFYKIVEQECRRVAMIKNLNFKNIAGLSGLNFERFSAEIYLHIDDGNIEVLAQMVETLAGIYSDPELEGLICSQDIYKHYILKLLTTLETRINIDFKNGSPENFQAFVSQLEHSYDLSSTYLRLLSHSDALDVMKRYFTVILPLYSNYGDIPDNSAWQECLIILLNFYIRLLDEMGKTETRGEFLKSNAECLKSCLKVLIRLVIEDSVSPSEGWNTIVSYATCGLVDDSAFEAFVFCRAMVFSRCGFGAVEQVLSESVSLYPTAFAYGTETGVQDISCVYLQILEPVLLDLVNYSHEHQNLHYLLSSLSRLEGNLENLRSTRGKVWEKMVEFSDNLQLPSSVRVYVLELMQYITGRNIKGLSSDLQYNVLPWEGWDQFQYTTKESDLTSIPTTLDDKDTSSRFTSTLVALKSTQLAATISPSLEVTTDDLLSIETTVSCFMELCAVATTDVHADSLLAILAEWEGLFLIERDETQASVAASGGIDWSADGWDEGWENFQEVEPAASKGSETTPAPTLHPLHVCWTEIFKKLISLSRPKDVLRLIDESLSKSCGMLLDEDDAKTLSHILVDKDCFFALKLAALLPYEALRLHSLNAVESKLKLDGISDELGGDLEFLLLILSSGIVSTILTNASYDNTFSYLCYLVGNFSRHFQDDQLTCIKQKGWNVSNKNRRELLIFKKIGFPIFISELVKADQPVLAAFMVTKFMYTVRLVNVAEASLRTYLKRELLHTVQNDESGDMEDLVPEILRNAVSRLREKLGSLIETVLLSLSQN is encoded by the exons ATGGAGGAGTCTCAACTGAAAGTACTGTACGAAACCCGTCGTCACGCTTCAAGACCGTTCCGTTCCAACTATCCTCCTCACCAG GCAAACGAGGGTGCTAAAGGGAGCTTCCTCTCTTTGTTTCGCATTGGAG GCAGACTCAAGGATAAATGGATTGGTTATAACCAACCGCATAGAGTAGGAAGATCGGTATCGTTATTTATTTCTCCAAGTGGGGAACATGTGGCGGTGGCTGCAGGAAATCAGATAACGATATTGCGGAAGGAAGATGACTACTTGGACCCATTTGGCATTTTTTTGG AAACCAATGTTGCTTCATTCACTGTGGGAGCTTGGTCCGAAAGTTGCAATGTTCTTGGAGTCATTGATGATACCgatacaatttattttatcaaatcaaACGGTGAAGAAATATCAAGAGTTACAGGGAGGCGATTAAAAGTTTCTCTGCCTATATTAGGCCTGATTGCAAAGGAGGATTCTGATATTCAAAGATCTTACTT GTGTACCTTCTTCATTGTTGCATCAGATGGTTCTATTCGGCAAATGGAGATCAGTAAAGAGCCAACATTATCTTTTCCCCCTGCACACTCAAACAGTGGATTGACTACAAAGAGCCAATTTCCAAACAGGGTTTTCTGCTTTGATTATTATCCTGAGCTTTCTTTGTTCCTCATCGTTGGTAATTTTAGCACCTCTATACCTTCAAGGAGAAACTCTG GATcctgttatctttctctttggCGTAGTGGGATATTTGAATTAGAGCTGTTATATTCTATTCAGTTTGACGGTTTATACTCTATACCAAAAGGATATGAAGGTCAAACATCACATTCAAAGCTGCAAGTTTCACCGAAGGCACAATTCATTGCAACTCTAGATGTGACAGGACAATTGTACATTTTTAATCTACATAGGGAACACTTTACCATTTCAAGCTTTTCTTTTCCAGAGAAATACAAATCTCAGGCGACAGATAAGACATTAAATGGAACAAATAGGATGCTAAATGACATTTTGGATTTTACATGGTGGTCTGATCATATACTTACAATTGCAAAGACAAGTGGTCTTGTTGCTATGATTGACATCCTCAGCGGTATAGAAGTTCAGGAGGACAGTCCTATTTATTCCAGGCCTATCATAGAAAGGGTACAGCAGTTAGAAggccaaaattttcttttagagtGTTTAGAAAATAAAGGGATGTCAGATCCAGCTAAATATAAGGAACATGGTGACTTGCATGACATGGATCAGAGGATGGAAGAGTCAATTAATAATTTTGACATCTCTCGGTTGGAGTGGAGCTTGCTATCATTCACACAGAGATCTGTTTTGGAAATGTACAATATCTTAATTAGAAATCAGAAGTATCAAGATGCCTTAATCTTTGCTGATTCTTATGGCTTGGATAAAGATGAAATTCTGAAGTCACAGTGGCTGCATTCTGATCAAGGAATTAATGAAATGAATGCATATCTGTCAAAGATAAAGGATCAGGTTTTCATCCTTTCTGAATGTATTGAAAAAGTTGGACCAGCAGAAGATATTGTAAAGGCAATGCTTGATTATGGACTGAAACTGACCAACCATTACCAATTTCTTGAAGTAGAAGATCTTGAAAGCAATGAAATGTGGAGTTTCCGCCTGGCTAGACTCCGATTATTGCAATTTAAGGACAGACTGGAAACATATCTTGGCATAAATATGGGCAG GTTTTCTGTGCAGGAATATAGTAGCTTCCGTATGAAGCCTATCAAGGAAGCTGCTATCAATCTtgcaaaaaatggaaaaattgggGCCTTAAACCTCTTGTTCAAGCGCCACGCATATTCTATGAGTCCTTTCTTGTTAGAAATTTTATCTGCTATTCCTGAAACAGTTCCTGTGCAGACTTATTTGCAGCTTCTTCCTGGAAGGTCTCCTCCTACTAGCATTGCAGTGAGGGAAGAGGACTGGGTTGAATGTCAAAATATGTTGAACTTTATAATGAAATTACCTGAAAATCATGAGCTTAGTTCACAGATTAGGACTGAACCTATTGTCAAGAAATATCTGGGACTTATCTGGCCTTCAATTAGTGAACTTGCAATGTGGTTCATGAAAAGAGCTAGAGACATTGATACTTTGAGTGGCCAGCTTGACAATTGTCTCTGCTTGCTTGATTGTGCTAATCGGAAAGGTATTCATGAATTACAAGAATTTTATGAGGATGTCAGTTACTTGCACCAGCTGATTTATTCGGAAGGAAGCGATGAAAATATCTGCACTAATCTTGTTTCTTGGGAGCAGTTGTCTTCATATGATAAATTTAAGTTGATGCTGAAGGGTACAAATGAGGAAAGTGTAATCCGAAGGTTAGTTGAAAAAGCAGTTCCGTTCATGAGAAAAAGATCAGCTGATATGGCCTCAGTTCCTAAAGGTCAACAAGAAGAATCTAATTTTTTGGGTAACCATGATATGACTGAGTCATTTCTAGTTAAATGGATGAAGGAAATAGCTTCGGAGAATAAGTTGGAGATATGCCAATTGGTTTTTGAAGAAGGGTGCAGAGACTTTGAAACTAGTGAGTTTTTTAGAAATGAGGTCGAAGCCATTGACTGTGCATTGCAGTGCATATATTTATCTACTGTAACTGATAGATGGAGTACCATGGCAAGCATTTTGTCAAAACTACCTCAAATGCAAG ACACCAAATCCTATGATGATCTGAAAAGAAGACTCAAGCTGGCAGAAGGCCACGTTGAAGCAGGAAGGCTTTTGTCATTTTACCAG GTGCCAAAGCCTATGCATTTTTTCGTAGAAGCTAATGATGATGGTAAAGGTGTAAAACAAATTATGCGCCTTATACTGTCAAAGTTTATTCGTCGACAATCCAGTCGGTCGGACAATGATTGGGCGAATATGTGGCGTGACATGCTGTGTCTGAGGGAGAAGGCATTTCCCTTTCTGGACCTGGAGTATATGCTGATAGAATTTTGCCGAGGATTGCTAAAAGCTGGGAAATTTTTGCTTGCAAGGAACTACTTAAAGGGTACCAGCTCAGTCTCTTTGGCAGCAGAGAAGGCTGAAAACCTTGTCATTCAAGCTGCTAGAGAGTATTTTTTCTCTGCTTCAAGTCTTAATGGTCCAGAA GTCTGGAAGGCAAAGGAGTGTCTCAACATATTTCCAAGCAGTAGAAATGTCAAAGCGGAGGTTGATATTATTGATGCTCTGACAGAATTACTACCAAGCCTTGGAGTGACTCTTCTGCCCGTGCAGTTCAGACAAATAAAAGATCCAATGGAGATAATAAAAATGGCAATTTCAAGTCAGACTGGAGCTTATATACATGTTGATGAACTCATTCAGGTTGGCAAGCTTCTCGGATTGAGCTCTACAACAGAGATATCAGCAGTTGAAGAAGCTATAGCTAGAGAAGCTGCAGTTGCTGGTGATCTGCAATTGGCATTTGATCTCTGCCTTAGTTTAACAAAGAAAGGGCATGGCTCCGTTTGGGATTTGTGTGCTGCAATAGCAAGAGGTCCTTCCCTTGAGAATATGGATATTAATTCTCGAAAGCATCTACTAGGTTTTGCTTTGAGCCATTGTGATGAGGAATCAATTTCTGAACTCCTCCATGCATGGAAAGAACTTGATATGCAAGGGCAATGCTCAAAATTAATGATGATGGCTGGATCAGATTGTTCAAATCCTCCAGTACAAAATTATTTGCTCTCACTTCAAGGAAACAATATTCAAAATATTGGTGAATTCAAAGATTGCTTTGAATTAGTTGATGATCAAGAATCTTTTCTAGATAGTACATTGAATAGGCTACTTTTTGTTGCAAAAGAACTACCTATTGAAAATAGGACTAAATTGGATACCTTTCTGAGAGAGAACGGAAAGATTTTGTCATTTGCTTATTTGCAACTCCCGTGGTTGCTTGAATTGAGTAAGAGTGCAGAAATTAAGAAACTGGGTGCAGGAACAGAATACTCGAGTATGAAAACACAAGCTATTGTTACTATTTTGTCATGGTTAGCTAGGAATGGGTTCGTTCCTAAAGACAGCTTGATCACCTCTCTTGCAAAATCAGTTATTGAATGTCCTACCAAGGAGGCAGACTTAACTTGCTGTATACTGTTGTTGAATCTCGTGGATGCCTTCAATGGGGTTGAAGTTTTTGAAGAGCAATTAAGGACGAGGGAAGACTACCAAAAAGCCAGTAGTATAATGACTGTGGGAATGACATATTGTTTGTTGCACGACTCTGGAGTTGAGTGCGATAGTCCAACCCAAAGGAGGCAGCTGcttcttgaaaagtttaaagaaaagAACACTTTTAACTCTG ATCAAAGTAGAAAAAGTAATGAAGTGGAATCAACATTTTGGCGGGAGTGGAAACTGAAGCTAGAAGAACAAAAACGTGTAGCTGATCATTCTAGAACGTTGGAGAATATTATTCCTGGCGTTGAAACATCACGGTTTTTATCTGGAGACCGTTATTACATTGAGAGCGTCGTTCTGTCCTTAATTGAATCAgtaaatttggagaagaaacaTATTTTGAAGGACATTCTTAATCTAGCTAATACCTATGGCATGAATCGCACTGAG GTGCTACTGAAATATCTAAGTTCCATCCTTGTTTCAGAGGTTTGGAACAATGAGGATATTATGGTTGAAATCTCAGAATTCAGAGAGGAGCTTATTGGTTGTGCTGCAGAAACCATTGAAACTATTTCCACAGTTGTGTACCCATCTATTGCTGGGACTGATAAGTTGCGGCTACACTGTATATATGGTTTGCTCGCTGACTGCTACTTGAAGCTGGAAAAAGGTGAATGGTTACCACAGAAGGCACATCATGATGAAGCCTCCAGCTTGGGTTTGGCTCATTTCTATAAAATTGTCGAGCAAGAATGCAGACGAGTCGCCATGATAAAGAATctcaatttcaaaaatattgCTGGATTGAGTGGGCTGAATTTCGAACGCTTCAGCGCTGAAATCTACTTGCACATTGATGATGGTAATATAGAAGTTTTGGCACAAATGGTGGAGACCCTGGCTGGTATCTATTCTGATCCGGAGCTGGAAGGTCTTATATGTTCCCAGGACATTTATAAGCACTACATCCTGAAACTATTAACAACCTTGGAGACTAGAATAAACATAGATTTCAAGAATGGAAGCCCTGAGAATTTTCAGGCTTTTGTTAGTCAACTTGAGCACAGTTATGATTTGAGCTCTACTTATCTTAGATTGTTGTCTCATTCAGATGCTTTGGATGTTATGAAGCGGTATTTCACTGTAATTTTACCCCTATATAGCAACTACGGAGATATACCTGATAACTCGGCATGGCAGGAGTGCCTCATCATCCTTCTAAACTTTTATATTAGATTGCTGGACGAAATGGGAAAAACTGAAACCAGAGGTGAATTTTTGAAATCTAATGCTGAATGTTTAAAGAGTTGTCTAAAGGTTCTTATTAGATTGGTTATAGAGGATAGTGTCTCACCAAGTGAGGGTTGGAACACCATTGTAAGCTATGCTACATGTGGTTTAGTAGATGATTCAGCTTTTGAAGCTTTTGTTTTCTGCAGAGCGATGGTTTTCTCTCGCTGTGGTTTTGGAGCTGTAGAACAGGTGTTGTCTGAGTCAGTTTCACTATATCCCACTGCTTTCGCTTATGGAACTGAGACTGGGGTCCAGGATATTTCTTGTGTATACCTGCAAATATTGGAGCCTGTTCTACTCGACTTGGTTAATTACTCCCATGAGCACCAGAATCTGCACTATCTATTATCCTCACTCAGTAGATTAGAAGGTAATCTGGAGAATTTAAGAAGTACCAGAGGCAAGGTTTGGGAAAAAATGGTGGAGTTCTCCGATAATCTGCAATTACCAAGCTCTGTCCGTGTCTATGTGTTAGAGCTTATGCAGTATATTACAGGCAGAAATATCAAAGGTCTCTCGTCTGATTTACAGTATAATGTTTTACCTTGGGAAGGTTGGGACCAGTTCCAGTATACAACCAAGGAGAGCGACCTAACAAGTATTCCAACAACATTAGACGACAAAGATACTTCTAGCAGGTTTACAAGTACTTTAGTTGCCTTGAAGTCAACTCAGCTTGCAGCAACAATCTCACCTAGCTTAGAAGTTACAACTGATGATCTTTTGAGCATTGAGACTACAGTTTCTTGCTTCATGGAATTGTGTGCAGTTGCAACTACGGATGTCCATGCGGATAGTTTGCTGGCCATTTTGGCAGAATGGGAAGGACTTTTCCTGATTGAGAGAGATGAAACTCAAGCCTCTGTAGCAGCCAGTGGAGGAATTGACTGGAGTGCAGATGGTTGGGATGAAGGGTGGGAAAATTTTCAGGAAGTGGAACCGGCAGCGAGTAAAGGGAGCGAGACTACCCCTGCCCCTACACTTCACCCTCTACATGTTTGTTGGactgaaattttcaaaaaactcatttcaCTTTCTCGGCCTAAGGATGTGTTGAGATTGATTGATGAATCGCTTTCGAAATCTTGTGGAATGTTGCTTGATGAAGATGATGCCAAAACCCTGAGCCACATTTTGGTCGATAAAGATTGTTTTTTTGCTTTGAAATTGGCGGCTTTGTTACCTTATGAAGCATTAAGATTGCATAGTCTGAATGCGGTTGAAAGCAAATTGAAACTAGACGGAATCTCAGATGAATTGGGCGGAGACCTTGAATTTTTATTGCTTATATTATCCTCCGGAATTGTATCAACCATTCTCACCAATGCTTCTTATGATAACACTTTCTCCTATCTCTGTTATCTGGTGGGAAATTTTTCACGTCACTTTCAAGATGACCAATTAACATGCATCAAACAGAAAGGGTGGAATGTAAGTAATAAAAATAGGAGAGAGTTGCTTATTTTTAAGAAGATTGGCTTCCCCATCTTCATATCAGAGCTCGTAAAGGCTGATCAGCCTGTTCTTGCTGCATTTATGGTGACGAAATTTATGTACACTGTTCGTCTTGTTAACGTGGCAGAGGCCAGTCTTCGTACATATTTGAAAAGGGAGCTCCTCCACACGGTACAGAATGATGAATCTGGTGACATGGAGGATTTGGTACCTGAAATTTTGAGGAACGCTGTTTCCAGGTTGAGAGAGAAGCTGGGAAGCCTAATCGAAACCGTATTGTTGTCGCTATCTCAAAATTGA